The Gammaproteobacteria bacterium genome contains the following window.
GCAACATGGAACGGCTGAAAGCTAGCCGCCCACACCATAGACATCAACGCCATCCGGAGGTACAAACTTGAACGTGGCCGGATTGTGCACCACTCCGAGGCGCAAATTTTCAAATACGATCTGGGTGCTTTGTCCGAACTGGTCCTGTAACTCCATCGCACGCACACGGCCATCTTCGAGGCCGATAAAAATACGCTGGTATTCAAGGTCATTGGCCAGCGGTTCAAGCTCGATCCAGTAAAGGAATTTGCGTTGCCCGACTTCACTGACTTTGAATTGCTGCGTGACGTCTGATTCTTTCATCAGGATCATAATCGGGGCGTTCGATATGCTTTCATCCATCGGTTTGACCGTGACCTGGTCGAGCTCCACGTCGTAAATCCAGAGTTCACTGCCATCGGCGATGATACGTTGCTCAAAGGGCTCGGCGTAAATCCAGGCAAACTTGCCAGGGCGCTGCAGCGCCAGCGTGCCGCGGCTCTGTTGCACGATATTCTTGTCTTCATCGAGCAATGTCTGTTTGAACTCGGCGCTCAGGTTATCCATTTTCTTGAGTGCCGTCTTGAGGCGTTGCTCTGCATCCGCGGCCATTGTCGAGAACGACAGGCTGCCGATCAGTCCGATGAGTAGTAGTGGCAGTAATTTCATTTTCAGTCAGCTGGTGGCGGCGGTGGCGCCAGAACTTCGCGGCTGCCATTCGATTGCACCATCGACACGACGCCGGATGCTTCCATTTCTTCAATCATGCGCGCGGCCCGGTTATAGCCGATCTTCAGGCGTCGCTGCACGTAGGATATCGATGCCTTGCGAGTTTCGGTAACCACCGCGACCGCCTCGTCATAAAGTGGATCCTCTTCTTCACCGTTAGAATTCCGGGGTGTTTCTCCCGGCAATATCGCCGCGGTTGACTCTTCAAGGACATCGGGAATGTAGTTTGGTTCACCCGATTTCTTGATCTCGTTGATAACGGCATGCACTTCATGGTCATCGACAAATGCACCGTGAACGCGTTCTGGCACACTGGTGCCGGGTGGCAGGTAAAGCATATCACCGTGGCCGAGCAGGGTTTCCGCACCCATTTGATCGAGAATGGTGCGCGAGTCTATCTTGGACGATACCTGGAACGCGATACGAGTCGGAATGTTTGACTTGATCAACCCGGTAATAACATCCACCGAGGGACGCTGGGTTGCGAGCAATAAATGTATACCCGAAGCACGCGCTTTCTGGGCGAGTCGCGCAATCAATTCCTCGACCTTTTTACCCACGACCATGATCATGTCGGCAAATTCATCGACCACGACCACGATATACGGCAAGGTTTCGAGGTCTTCAGGTTCCGCACTGGGATCGAGCAACAGTTCTTTTTTATCAAATAATGGATCCTTGATCGGTTTACCCGCGTCAACCGCATCACGAATTTTACGGTTGTAGCCCGCAATATTACGCACCCCGAGTGCCGCCATCAGGCGGTAGCGTCGTTCCATCTCTGCA
Protein-coding sequences here:
- the lolA gene encoding outer membrane lipoprotein chaperone LolA; translated protein: MKLLPLLLIGLIGSLSFSTMAADAEQRLKTALKKMDNLSAEFKQTLLDEDKNIVQQSRGTLALQRPGKFAWIYAEPFEQRIIADGSELWIYDVELDQVTVKPMDESISNAPIMILMKESDVTQQFKVSEVGQRKFLYWIELEPLANDLEYQRIFIGLEDGRVRAMELQDQFGQSTQIVFENLRLGVVHNPATFKFVPPDGVDVYGVGG